A DNA window from Gigantopelta aegis isolate Gae_Host chromosome 4, Gae_host_genome, whole genome shotgun sequence contains the following coding sequences:
- the LOC121371583 gene encoding uncharacterized protein LOC121371583 isoform X2, with translation MRIVLVLLVLVVVATFGVDSFRLRGRRFWRRVKRAVTAIAVAKVVGAVVAGGKRDVADIDTNMDGVVDQAEVENYFGTRDARDLLSLADADGNNEVAVD, from the exons atGAGAATTGTTCTGGTGTTATTGGTTCTGGTTGTCGTGGCCACGTTCGGGGTCGACAGTTTTCGTTTGCGTGGACGGCGGTTTTGGCGTAGGGTGAAGAGGGCAGTCACTGCCATCGCCGTTGCTAAAGTTGTGGGTGCCGTCGTAGCTGGTGGAAAACGAG ATGTTGCTGACATTGACACCAACATGGATGGCGTGGTGGACCAGGCGGAAGTGGAGAACTATTTCGGCACGAGAGACGCACGTGACTTGCTAAGTCTCGCGGATGCTGACG GTAATAATGAAGTCGCCGTAGATTAA